The genome window CCGAGCATGTGCTGCTGCCATCGGTGCGGCAGGCGCATTGCTACGATATTTACAGCATCGACAGCGTGCATGTCCTCAGTGAAACGCAGAGTGGTGGCGCACTCGATGCGTTTCACCCGTTCTATTCGATGCGCCATGGCGAAGCGGGCGGGCGCCGGGGACGCTACTGGGTGACGCGGCGCGACGAAGACATGGCACTGAGCAATCCCGGCTACGACATGCGCATCGCCTTTGTCGACGGCGCCATGCAGCCGCTGCACGACGCGACGCAAACGGTGTCCATCATGCTGACCTGCAGCAACCGCGATTTGCCGAGCCGCCTGGTGTTCGGCAATGCCGCGGGCGATTTGCACCATGACGGCGTGGCCAGCGCCTTGCCGGTGCGCCTGCTGCGCAAACCCGGCGCGCCGTGTCGCTTCCCTGCGGGTGCGGCGTCGCATTGGCGGCTGATCGCGCAATTGTCCCTGAACCATCAGTCGCTGAATGAACAGGGCTTGCCGCTCTTTAAGCAAATACTCGAGCTGTACAACTTGCCCGGTTCGGCCAGCGCCGCGCGCCAGATCGCAGGCTTGACGGGACTGCGCCAGCGCGCCGCCAGTACCTGGCTGCAGGACGAGGCGGGCGGCAGCCTCGTCTTCGGCATCGACGTCCTGCTGTCCATCGATGAAGAAGCCTTTGTCGGCAGCGGCTTGCATGCCTTTGCCCAGGTGATCGAACGCTTTCTCGGGCTGTATGTGCACCTGGCCTCGTTTACCCGCCTGATCGTCTTGTCGCAGAAGACTGGAAAGGAGTTGCTGTGCTGCCTGCCACGCAATGGAAACCAGACGCTGGTGTAGTCGCGCGCCTGCTGGCCGATCCGTCCGGTACCGGCTTCTTTCAGGCGGTGCGGCTGCTGTCTGCCTGGCTGATGCAGCAGGGCATTTCGCAGGAGCAGGTGTTTGAGGATTATCTGCGCCTGCATGGCAGTGCATCGCTGTCGTTTGCGCCGGGCGAAATCGAACAGCTGTGGCTGGAGCAGGAACCAGATGGCGAGACACAGGTGCATGTGCAGGCGGCCATGCTGGGTTTTTTAGGCGTGCATGGCAGCTTGCCGCTGCATTACACGGAAACGCTCGCCCGCCACGAGCGGCAAACGGGCGATGGCGGTCCCCGTGCCTGGCTCGACACGCTCTCGCAACGCGCGCTGGCCTTGTTCTACCAGGCCTGGGCCCGCTACCGCATCGAATGCCAGCAGGACGCCGACGGCGGCGATTTCCTGCCCTTGCAACTGGCTCTGGCGGGAGCCTGGCCTGCCCAGGTGGCCAAGCTGACGGATGGCTTGCCAGCGCATGTGCTTGCCCATTACGCGGCCTTGTTGCGGCATCGGCCCGTGGCGGCCGACGTGATGCAGGCGCTGCTGGCCGGGTATTTCGGCGTGCCCGTGCGCATACAGCGTTTTGTGGGCGCCTGGTTCCGGCGCGCGCCGCAGGAGCGCACCTTGCTGGCTAGTGCCAACGCGCGGCTGGGACAAGGCGCCATGCTGGGAGAGCGCTGCCGGCGCGCCGACTTGCGCTTGCGCCTCGTGCTGGGGCCGCTGGCACGCCGCGTCTACGAGGATTTCTTGCCCGGACGCCCCGGTGCGCTGGCCCTGCGTCAGATGCTGGGCCTGTTTGGCTTGCCTGGCATGAGTTTTGAAATACGCCTGGTGCTGCGCCGGGAAGATGTGCGCACCTGCGTGCTGGGCATGGGCGACTGCCTGGCGGAGGATGCCTTTTTGGCCGACAAATTGCCGGCCCGTGAGCGTGACGACATGCATTACGACATTCGATTCGATGGTTCCGCCTGAGACCGCCATGCATGCTGTACCCCGATGATTGCTGGAAGGAAGAAAACAATGGAAGACTTCGCGCAATGGCTGGCCGTGGACAAGGTCTTGACTGCAGGCAATCGCGCCTTGCGGCTACGCCTCGCTTATCCGGAAGGCATCAATGAGGATATCTTGCTGCCGCAGCGCATCAGCGGCAGCGAGGCCATCTGCGGCGGGATCGAGTACCGCATCCTGTGCGTGGCCACCGAGGCGCAGCTGCCGCTGAAACAGTTCATCGCCGTGCCGGCCGAATTGCAAATAGTGACCGACCAGGGGCAGCTGCGCAGGGTCTGCGGCATCGTCGCCGAAGCGAGCGCGGGGCAGAGCGATGGTGGCCTGGCGACCTATCAACTGGTGCTGCGCGACGGCCTGGCGTTGATGGAAAAACGCGTCAACACGCGCGTGTTTCGCAACAAGCATGAATTGCAGATCGTGCAGCTCCTGTTTGAGGAGTGGCGGCAGGGCAATAGCGTGCTCGCCGCCAGCCTGGATCTCGCCATCGATGCGGCGCTGGCGGCGCGCAGCTTGCCCGTGCGCGAATTCACGATGCAGCATAACGAATCCGATGCCGCCTTTATCCGCCGCCTGCTCAGGCGCCGCGGCATCGCCTGGTGTTTCCAGGCGGGAGCGACCGCCAGCGCGAATGCCACCACCATGCCCGTGCATGCCCTGCTGCTGTTCGACGACGCCAGCCGCCTGCCGGAAAACGCGGCCGGCGCGGTGCGCTATCACCGCGACGACGCCACCGAGGAAAGGGATACCGTGACGGCCTGGAGCGCCGTGCGCCGCTTGCAAGCGGGAAAGTTCGAACGCTACAGCTGGGACGATGGCCACCCGCACAGCCCGCAGTTCATGGCCACGCAGTCGCACGGCGGCGTGGACCAGGGCGGGAATGGCAATCGCCTGGCGGCCAGTCTCGACGACTATATCGTGGAGCCGCCGCTGGCCGCCGGCAGCAATGACGAATTGCGGCAACTGGGCCAGCTGGCGATGGCGCGTCACGACATGGACAGCAAGTGTTTCCAAGGAGAAGGCTGCGTGCGCGACTTTTGCGCGGGCCAATGGTTCAGCCTGGAAGGGCATGCCGACATCGACAGCCATCCGGTTCCCGAGCGCAGTTTCGTCATCACGGCCTTGAGCGTATCGGCCAGCAATAACTTGCCGACAGGCCTGGATGCCAGGGTCGGGCGCCTGTTTGCACAGAGCGGCTGGCAGTGCGATGCCGGCCCGGCACAAGGGGCAGGCGCCGATGGCCAGGCGGCCTTGCGCTACCGTAACCGTTTTACCTGCGTGCGGCGCGGCATCGCCATCGTGCCCGCTTTTGACTCGCGCAGCGATTTCCCCGCCGTTCGTCTGCAAAGCGCGCTGGTCGTCGGGCCTGCCGGCGAGGAAGTACATTGCGATGCGCTGGGACGTGTCAATGTGCGTTTTGTTGCGACGCGCGCGCCGGACCACGCGCATGCCAACGGTTCCGGCGCCTCCGATACGGAGCGCGATTCTGCCTGGGTGCGCGTGGCATCGAGCTGGAGCGGCAATGGCCCGGGCAGCGGCAAACAATGCGGCACCTTGAGCTTGCCGCGCATCGGCGCGGAAGTGCTGATCGATTTTCTCGGCGGCGACCCGGACCGGCCCATTATCGTGGGCCAGCTGTACAACGCCGTGGGTGCGCCGCCGGGCTTGAGCGCGCGCGGCGCCTTGCCCGGCAACCGTTATCTGTCCGGCATGCGCAGCCGCGAAGTGCGCGGTGGGCGCGGCAACCAGCTGTGCTTTGACGACACGCCGTCGCAGATCAGCGCGCAACTGGCCAGCGACCAGGCGGCCACGCAATTGAACCTCGGCTATCTGACGGAACCGCGTAGCGACGGCGCAGGGCGGCAGCGCGGCGACGGCTTCGAGTTGCGCAGCGACGCCAGCGGCAGCGTGCGCACGGCCCGTTCGCTGCTGATTTCGGCCTGGAAACAGCTGGGCGCCAGCGGCAAGCAGCTCGATGGCAGCGAGCATGCCGCCGTGATGCAGGAATGCCTGGAATTGTTGACCTCCCTGGGCGAGTTTGCCGCCCAGCACCAGGCGCTGGCGTGGGACGCGGCCGGCAGCAAGGCGCTGGGCGCCGCGATTGCCGCCGACCAGCCCGCCGTCAGCATCACGGCGCCCGAGGGCGTGGCGCTGAGTACCCCCAAAACCATCAGCGGCAACGCGGGCGCGAATATCGACCTGGTGGCCCAGCAGCATTTGCAACTGAGCGCGGCCCAGCGCTGCAATGTCAACGCGGGCAAGGGCATTTCCCTGTTCGCGCACGAGGATGGCATCGTGCAGGTGGCCCACTTCGGCAAGTTTTTGCTGCAAAGTCAGCACGACCTGCTGCAGGCGGACGCCGCCAAGGAGATCCGCCTGACAGCCGGCACGCGCCTGGTCGGCGTGGCGCAGGACGAAATCACCTTCATGACGGCGGGCGGCGCCTACCTGAAACTGTCCGGCGGTGCGGTGGAACTGGGCGGTCCCGGCGCGCTGACGGTGAAGACTGATGGCCACCACTGGAACGGCCCGGCCAGCATGAAAGGCGAGCTGCCCACCTTCGGCGAGGGCGAGCTGGGCCGCGTGCCGCGATTGCTGCGTCCCACCGACGGCTTGCCCGTCGAAGGCGTGGAAGTGCATATCGAGCGCGAAGGCGACGGTCCCGTGACGGGCGTCAGCGGCGCCGACGGGCGCGGGCCGAAGGTGGCGACCGATCATCTGCAGCGGCTGAAGGGTTTCTTCTTCCGCCGCCGTTCCTGAAACCCGACACCGGAGACCACACCATGCTGTTCGATCCCCATCCGCCGCTGTGCGACGATCCTGAAATCGATATCCTCGGTCAGTTTTCCTGCAACGCCAATTTCCAGAGCAGCGACCGGGACACGCTGCAGCAACTGCCGCTGCCCGGCATCGTGATCTTCGTGCACGGCGTCAATTCCGATGGCGAGTGGTACGCGGCAGCCGAAGAGGGACTGTGCAAGGGCCTCAACGAGCGCCTCAAGCGTTCCTGCCATCACATGCAGCACCGTGGCGTGGAAGGCGGCGAACTGACGGCGGTCAATTATGGCGCCGAGATCACGGCCGAAGGCTTTCTCAACCCGGAAATGTCGGCCGATACCTTGATCCGCGATGCCGGCACTTTTTCTCCCGTGATCCGTTTTCGCTGGGGCTACAAGGCTTCCGGCGAGGAACTGCAGCAATACGGCAAGGGCATCTACCTGAATGAGGAAGACTACTGGGGCGGCGGGCCGTTTGCCAATGGCTGCAGCGCGCTGGCCGACTTGTGGAAGGACGGGCTGAGCGAGGGTTTATTCTTGTGGAACACCATCCAGCACATGAATCCCTTCCCGGAACGGCAAGTGTACAGCTGCCCGCCGCGTCCGTATTTCGTGCTGGCCGCCTATCGTCTGGCCAGGCTGGTCGAAGCCATCCGCCAGCAGCAGGCCGACGTGCCCGTCACCATCGTGTGCCATAGCCAGGGCACGATGGTGGCGATGGCGGCCGCCTTTCTCGGCGCAAACCTGCCCAAGGTGAAGGACAATTTTCCCTGCGTGGCCGACAACTATGTCATTTGCAATTCGCCGTACAGCCTGGCGAAAAGCAATAGCGCCGAGAACTGGGTGGCCAGCAATCTGCGTGCGGCGGACGGCAGCACGGGCAGGGTGACGGTGCAGGCGCGCATCGCCACCTTGAAAAACTTCTTTGCCATCATCGGCCAGCGCGCCAGCCTGGGCGAGGCGCAGACAGACGAGGAAATCGACCGCTGCATGGCCAACGCGCAGCACGGTTTTTCCGCCGCCAAAGATCGTGAACAATACGGGATTGCCGGCGCCGCCCGGGGCGGCAGGAAATCATCGTATGGCAGGGTGACCATCTATTGCAATCCGCACGACGTGGTGGTGTCGTCCGTGGCCATCGAGGGCATCGGCTGGCGCGGCCTGTCGGGTTCGCTGGCCAAGGATAGCAAGGACGGCGGCGAGCTGGCGGCCACCGGGGCCGCAGGCGTGTGCGTGCAGCGCGTGTTTGCCCAGGGTTTTGAGGTGGGCAAGCAGGGCAGCTATCACTACTGGAGCGATCACTGGCGCAAGCCCACGCCGGGCGGCAAGGACTTCTGGTTTCCGGCGCAGAAATATGCGTCGTATTCCATCAAGCAGGGCGTCGAGGCCAGCGAGAGCTCCTTTTCCACCATCCTGACGGTCGGGTTTGCGCCTCTGTTCATCGTGGTCACGGGCCTGGCCCACAGCCCCTGCAATGCCTCTCCCCACAAAGACTGGAAAATCGAACTGAACGCACCCGACTTGCTGCCGCCCTTCAAGCCGCAGTCCTTGCGCTTTGGCCAGACAAGCGAGGAATTCGACGAAGGCTACGAGCCCCCCGGCGAATCGCGCCAGGCCGGCAAGCAGCGCGCGCCCGGCGACGATTACCTTGCCGATCATGAGATTCCGCCCGGCGGCCTGCAGGGGCAGGCGGCGAAAAGCGAAGCCAAACGCATGGACAGCGCCAAGGGCACGGCCGATGACGAGGCGCGCCTGCGATTCGAGCAGCGCGCCGTGATACGCGCGCAGGCCGTACGGGAAGGAAAAAGTCCCGCAGGTCAAAAAGTCCAGCAAGAAATGCCCAACGCCACGCCTGACGCCGAATACCAAGCATGGCGCAGCACGCGGATAGAGGAAATGATGTCCAGCCAGGCGGGCGCCTACGCCACCGACCATTCCACCATCCTGACCAACCCCATGCACGCAGAGCGGGCGCTTGCGTATGACGTGGCGGTGGGCGTGTGCCGCATCAAGCCGGATCAGCTGCGTAAGTTGAGGGTGGCGGCGGATTGGAGGTTGTTGAAGGCGCTTGATGATAGTGACTCTGCAAAGACTTTTAAAGAGTACTTTGCCAAAGCGAGACGTAACAAGATGACTGCCTCAGTGTGGGTAAAAGAGTCTGAAGAAGCCAGTCTTCCTGAAAAAATTATCGACATACGTGAAAACCCTGCGCGGGATCCCCGGCCTACGTCTGGAGAACTGGCTCACGATTGATGTCATGCGATTTACCGGTTTGTATAGAGCAGATCCTTCTGCAACAGCCTTTTTATAGATGGAGCATTGAGCATGTTCAAAACTATTTTTCTTTATGTGTCCCTCGGATTTCTGGTCGTATTCCTGCTGGCCGCTTGTTCACATTTGCGTTCGTCGCCTGCTACCTTGAGCAGTACCGTTAGTGCTGTACCTGAGGTTAATAAGCGGCCTTACATGGCTCAAGTAGTTGGCTTGCAATGGCTTAATCCACTACAGCGGAAGGACTATCCGACGCAATGGCAATTGCTGTGGACTTTGGGGCTGGCACAACCAAATCCGAACGATGAGATGGTCAGGGAAAAGCCTGAAAAATATTCCAAACTGCAAAGCATTGCGTCTATTGCTGTTGGAAATAATGGTTCTGAAACCTTCCGCGGCTACCACCATAAATATATCGAAGATATGTTTGATCGTTTTCATGGAGTGTATTACTCCGACCCAGAGTACTTCTACAACGTTCACTCAGCTGAAAAAAGATCACGTTGGCGCGAGCTTGCAGGCATTCACATTGAGTATGCGTTACCTGAAGGCAAGCTTGACCCTGTTGAGGCTGCCAAGTTCGTCCAAGAATATGTTGCCGATATTTTTAGCATCGGCAACATCCACTCTCCCACCCTCTGGACCCGCTCCACCCCACCCGACGTCCGCGTCACCATGGGCGGCCCCAACGCCGGTTTTACTTCACTTTCCGCCGCGCTCGACTACCTGCAAAGCCACCCCAAGGAAACCGTCTGGGCCATGAACTGGGATGCGCCCAGCCGTCCCCTGGACCGGCAGATCAACGAAAACCTGGTACTGCTGGTGCTGGCCGGCCCCGACTACAAGACGGAGCGGGCGCCGCTGGCGTGGCTAGGCTATCCGAGTACCAAACAGGTTGCCGATTTTGAAGTCAAAAAGGGCGAACCGCCGCGCCTGGTGCAGGCGTGGACGGCGGCCATCGAAGAGGCTGCGGCTAAGGCCAATCAAGCCGAGACCGGGATCGGCTATCTGATCCACGACGCCGGCAATACGCATCAGGATTCGTCCGCGCGGCTCGGCGCGCTGGCGCAGACGCTCACCGTGCAATTGCCGGAATTCGATCTGCTGAAGCAAAGCTTCAATCTGACGGCCGTGCTGGGCGAGACGGGCGCGGGCACTGCGCTGACGAACATGGCGCTGGGCATCGCCTACGCGCATCACTTCGGTAAACCCGTGCTGGTGGCCGGCACCAGCGACCTGCTTGCCCCCGTGGCGCTGGTGGTGGCGCCGCCCGCCGTCGTGCGGCCGATACAGCCCGGTAAACCGTGGTTCCGCGCGCGCAGCGGCAACCATGCGTATTTGCCCTGGTGGGGCTTGCGCCACGATGCGCGCGAGTATTACCAGGGGTTTTCGCAATGAGGCGTTTTACCTATTCAAGGAGAAGAGCATGCGTGGCGTGATCCGTTTGAACGACCCCACCAGCCACGGCGGCAAGGTGGTGGGGGCGGCGCCGAACAGCACGGTGCTGGGCGTGGCCGTGGCGCGCAAGGGCGACCCTTGCGTGTGTCCGATAAAAGGTCACGTGCGTTGCGTGATCGCCGAGGGCGATCCGCAGGTGCTGATCGACGGCGTGCCCGTGGCCTTTGACGGTCACAAGACCAGCTGCGGCGCCAGCCTGATGTCTACCGTGGGCAACAGCGGGCGCGGTTAGGCCAGGCTGGCGTCGATGGCCGTGCCCAGCTTGTCGACGATTTCATCGACATGGCTGGCGTCGATGATGTAGGGCGGCGCCAGCAGGATGTGGTCGCCGTGCAGGCCGTCGATGGTGCCGCCCATGGGGTAGCACATCAGTCCGTTTTGCATGGCTCGTGCCTTGATGCGCGCGTGCAGGCGCCGGGCCGGGTCGAACGGCCGCTTGCTGGCGCGCTCCTGCACCAGTTCCAGGCCCAGGAACAGGCCACGGCCGCGGATGTCGCCCACGTGCGCATGGCCATCGAAACGTTGCTGCAGGCGCTCCTTGAGCAAGCCGCCCATGGTGCGCACGTTGGCCAATAAATCGCGTTCCTCGATCTGCCGCTGCACGGCGAGGGCGGCGGCGCAGGCGGTGGCGTGGCCGATATACGTGTGGCCGTGCTGGAAGAAGCCCGTGCCGGCGCGGATGGTGTCGCGGATGTCCTGCGACACCATCACGGCGCCGATGGGCTGGTAGCCGGCGCCCAGGCCTTTGGCGATGCAGATCAGGTCGGCCGTGATGGCTTCCTGCTCGCAGGCGAACAGGCTGCCCGTGCGCCCCATGCCGCACATGACTTCGTCGAGGATCAAGAGGATGCCGTGGCGCTGGCAAATGTCGTGCATGCGCGCAAAATAGCCGGCGACGGCGGGCAGGGCGCCGGCCGTGGCGCCGACGACGGGTTCGGCGATGAAGGCCATGACGTTGTCCGCGCCCAGCTCGGCGATATTGTCTTCCAGCTCCTGGCCCAGGCGCGCCACGTAGTCGGCATCCGTTTCATGCGCCTGCTGGTCGCGCCAGGCATAGCAGGGCGATACGTGGGTCACGCCTATGAGCAGCGGTTCGAACTGCTGGCGCCGCCAGGCGTTGCCGCCCGTGGCCAGCGCGCCCAGGGTGTTGCCGTGATAGCTCTGGCGGCGCGCGATGACGTGGCGGCGCTGCGGCTGGCCCCGCTCGACGAAATACTGGCGCGCCATTTTCAGCGCGCTTTCCACCGCTTCCGAGCCACCCGAGACGAAATACACGCTGTCGATGCCGGCAGGCGCACGGGCGACGAGAAAATCGGCCAGCTGCTCCATCGGCTCGCTGGTAAAGAAGGAGCTGTGCGCATACGCCATGCTGGCAATCTGCTGCTGCACGGCGGCGATGACGGCCGCATCCGCATGGCCCAGGCAAGACACTGCCGCGCCGCCGCAGGCATCCAGATAACGCTTGCCATCTGCATCGATCAGGTAGGGGCCATCGCCGCCCGTGGCGACGGGATAGCTGGCGGTCAGGCTGCGGTGGAAGACATGGCTCATGGCATCGCTTTCTTGTCGGCAAGGGAGATGGCCGATTATAGGATGCACCGCGCCGCATTGCAACGTTTGATGTATTTGTTTTTAATTTACATCATTCGATGTTTTTGCGTAGGCGCCCAGCGCCCGCAGCTGGCTTTCCGCCGCGCCGATGGCTTGCACGGCGTCCTGTCCCGCGCGCGCCACCAGCAATTCCACCAGGCTTTCCACGGCCGCGACGCCGGCCACGATGGAGGGGAAGAACGAGGGGCTGTCGACGGCGATGACGATGCTGGCGTCGGCTTGCAGGGCCAGCGGCGACATGGCGCTGTCGCTGATGGCGAGCACCCGGCAGCCGGTCTGGCGCGCCGCCTGCGCCACCAGCAGCGCTTCGCTCGAATACGGCGCGAAGCTGACGACGACGACGGCCTCCCCGGCCTGCAGGGCGCGCAAATCCATCTCCAGCGTGCCGCCCTGACCGCTCAGCAGTTGCACGCTGGGGCGCAGCAGCCGGTACAGGTAGTGCAGGGTGTAGGCGATCGGGTGGGCGGCGCGAAAGCCCGCCACGTGCACGCGGGGCGCCGCCTGTAGCAGCGCGGCGGCAGCGTTCAGGGCCGCGTGGTTGGCGCTTCCCGTGGCGGCCAGGTTGCGCTGCTGCACCGTGAACACTTCGGTGACCAGGTCGCGCTCTTTCCCCTCTTTCCCGACCAGTGCGCCGGCCTTTGCCGCGTAGCCGCTTGGCCCCGCGCGCAGGCGCTCGACGAAGATGGCTTTGAGTTCCGGCCAGCCGGCAAAGCCCAGTTGCTGCGCCAGGCGCACGAGGGCGGCCGATTGCACCTGCGCGCGCGCGGCGATGCTGCGCATCGACGACACGGCCACTTCGTCCGGATGGTCGGCCAGGTAGCGGGCGCCGGCCTGGAATTGCGGGCTCAGTTCCGCATGGCGCGCCTTGATCAGGTCCATCAGTGCCGCATAGGAGTCGTGGGGTGTCGCTGCCTGCATCGCCGTGCCTCTTTTGATAGGTTGCGGCGATGGTACAGGATTCGTCAGCGCGCCGGTAGCGGCAGGGCGGCCGTGCGTGGACGCAGGCGGGCAAACAGGTGCGGCCCGGCCGGTTTGCGGCGCGGACCCGTCGTCAGCACGCGCAAGGCGGTGGGCAGCGGCACGTCGTGGCAGTGCAAAAACAGCGCGGCGGCGCCCGTGCCGGCCATTTCCTGCAAGGCCAGCGCATGTTCGACCAGCGCCGCCGTGCGCATGTCGAGCCGCACCGGGATGTCGGGTTGAAATAACTGTGCATCGACTTGCCGTGCATCGCGCATGCTGTCCCCGCCGGGTTCGCTGGTCAAGCTAGCAGAATAAAAGCGCTGCGGCGCCAGCACTTTGTGCGAAATCAATTCATGTGTCGGATAAATTCCACAAGGCAAAAGAAGGACGGTGAATTGGGCGCCACCCCTATGCCCCTCTGGCACGCTCTGTTGCCGGCTAATTTTGTGTGAGCCAAAATAATTCATTCCTACAATTCTTGGCTTGAGGCAAATAAAGATAGTCAGGTTTTATATGTGCAATGTTAAAATTATTAAATATATATAAATATATATGTCTATATGGCAATTTCATTACACCGCCTATCGTAATCGAGAGGATTCTTTTGCGCACCAAACTCCTGCCCCTGACTCTGCTGCTGTTGATCCAGAACGCGTACGCAGTCGATCCCCCCAGCGCCGGCAGCCAGCTGCAGCAGATTCCTGTCGCGCCCCAGTTGCCGAAGGCGCCGCCGGCCATCCGCGTGCAGTAGGGCAATGTGCCGGCCACCACGGTGGGCGATACCACGCGCATCACGGTGCAGCGCCTGCAGGTGACGGCGCCGCCCGTCTTTGCCGAGAGCGAACTGCTCGCGGCCACGGGTTTCGTGCCCGGTAGCGAGCTGACCCTGGGCGAGCTGCGCGCCATGGCGTCAAAAATTGCCAGCTATTACCAGCAGCGTGGCTATTTCCTCGCGCAGGCGTATCTGCCCGCGCAAGATATCCACGATGGCGTGGTCGTTATCGATGTGCTGCCGGGCCGGTATGGCCAGGTGCAGTTGCGCAACCAGAGCACGTTGTCCGACGGCCTGGCGGGCACGATACTGGCCGGTCTCGACGGGCAAGTGATTGCCACACCGCCGCTGGAGCGGCGCTTGCTGCTGCTGTCGGACTTGCCGGGCGTGCAGGTGAGCTCGACCCTGGCGCCGGGCGCATCCCTGGGCGCATCCGACCTCATCGTCGAGGTGCAGCCAGGATCGCGTTTCAACGGCAGCATCGACGTCGATAACCAGGGCAACCGCTACACGGGCCGCAACCGCATCGGCGCCACCCTGAACATCAATGAACTGGGGCGGCATCGGCGACGTGGCCAGCGTGCGCGCGTTTACCTCGGCCGACGGCTTGAACTACGGCCGCCTGGCGTACCAGGGCCAGGCCGGGTTGCTGCGCCTGGGCGGTGCTTACACGTATATGGATTACAAGCTGGGCAAGGAATTTGCCGTGCTCGACGCCAAGGGCACGGCGAAGATCGCCAGCGCCTACGGCAGTTATCCGCTGATCCGCTCGCGCGGCAGCAACCTGTATGCGCAGGTCAGCTACGACGACAAGACCTTCCAGGACCGCACGGAATCGACGGGCAGCGTTAACGACAAGACGGCCAGCGTGTGGATGCTGAACCTGAACGGCGACGCCAAGGATGGCTGGGGTGGCGGTGGCGTGAGCACGTATTCCATCACTTACACCACAGGCAAGATCGATATCGGGACGCCGCTCGCCTTGCGGCTCGACCAGCTGACGGTGAAGAGCAACGGCCACTTCAACAAGCTCGCCTTCAACGCGGCGCGCGTGCAAAGCC of Janthinobacterium sp. PAMC25594 contains these proteins:
- a CDS encoding POTRA domain-containing protein, with product MPATTVGDTTRITVQRLQVTAPPVFAESELLAATGFVPGSELTLGELRAMASKIASYYQQRGYFLAQAYLPAQDIHDGVVVIDVLPGRYGQVQLRNQSTLSDGLAGTILAGLDGQVIATPPLERRLLLLSDLPGVQVSSTLAPGASLGASDLIVEVQPGSRFNGSIDVDNQGNRYTGRNRIGATLNINELGRHRRRGQRARVYLGRRLELRPPGVPGPGRVAAPGRCLHVYGLQAGQGICRARRQGHGEDRQRLRQLSADPLARQQPVCAGQLRRQDLPGPHGIDGQR